From one Lasioglossum baleicum chromosome 11, iyLasBale1, whole genome shotgun sequence genomic stretch:
- the LOC143213640 gene encoding uncharacterized protein LOC143213640, with the protein MANTSKLSQRINALKVKQRVFKSDLTDFSNELSKYQESATARTILRERVEQLRKQFDAFNDAQDELGHHENFEQLQIERKAVRDSYYNALATAIQILDESPTAQSQSTRTAIDSPAPSTSTSITGVHLPKIRLPRFDGRLEKWLPFKDAFLSLIQGHQGLTDIQRFNYLRLSVTEQAEEAIESFTMSEENYKAAWAQLLETYDNQRALILRHTTLLLETPAMLNGSPAEINNLINYMQSHIRSLQSLGRSWENIASDLITVIAINRMDDETRRNWEQTLVDTGMPLASDMFKHLRNASHQGNFRAAPANTKQYRKALPEISRPSANLRPRAPKRTFATISKGTSASPRPNKRTFTTTTNVQACQICNSSTHKLFACPTFGNMTIDERWAATTAANLCSNCLLAGHTLDKCIKGRCRICVSENANRLLSNNHSFLSNKTTNGLLTTAIIHVLDRDRNLIPCRTLVDTCSNANLITDELANRLQLPTTRQTAVIEALNQLNTTTSNLMTATIKSRLTNYQRTLTFCIIPRIAETLPDNQIDRTDIRIPTNLRLADPEFHRPGKIDMLLGTGPTLSCLSIGQINLSNRNNVDLILQKTQFGWIIGGDLLSASRSSRKTFTQNVQFDLGKFWEIEEGTIERVRSIEDRACENHFAATVTRDDSGRYMVALPFNEKQTQLGESRSRALNRFLALERKLERDPEFKKKYTEVIDEYRVLGHMKQVTTIQTPGFYLPHHAVFKPTSSTTKIRIVFDGSAKTNTNISLNDTLRIGPTLQDDIFSLLLRFRMHAYVITADIEKMYRQFLVRPEDRAFQRILWRDPNEDIKTYELTTVTFGLAPAPYLAIRCLHQLANDEERDFPEAAARIKQDLYVDDLLTARLELCGAALLATLSQTVRSALTHNIDKSVFWTDSTIVLSWLRKQPSTLKTFIQRKTEIQSWRYVRSADNPADLISRGMTTAEFNNNRLWRYGPEWLAQEQAKWPSARFTICDELPEVRTVTCLVGSIIQTDEILQRYSCIQKLRRIVAYCLRFRTSRRTIGPLSIEEIQHANRQIIKLLQSVTFARDIHDLKTGHLSNTSKLQPLTPFLDEQGILRVGGRLQNSTLPFEQRHPILLPRSHHITKLIIRDSHQRNHHAGITATLYDVRLSYWPIDGKNTTRQIVRHCIRCFRIKPPTVEYIMGNLPAARVTEGRPFVNSGIDYCGPFYIKERQFRNRVRVKIYVAIFVCFATKAVHLEIVGDLTTEAFVAALKRFIARRGICKNLYSDNGTNFVGANHELMELQQTLSKDEKFNHFLNSKAISWHFMPALSPHFGGLWEAAVKSFKHHVKRVVGEELFTYEQFNTFVIEVEAILNSRPLTPLSSDPNDISALTPGHFLIGDSLTCIAETDFSETPSNRLSTWQHIQKVHPGTDGVTRAVTVRTINGTYKRNVKRLAPLPITDSARPIGAAIST; encoded by the exons ATGGCAAACACGAGCAAGTTAAGCCAGCGTATTAACGCCCTCAAGGTTAAACAACGCGTTTTCAAGTCGGATCTAACAGACTTTTCTAACGAATTATCGAAATATCAAGAGTCCGCGACCGCGCGTACAATACTTCGAGAACGGGTAGAACAACTCAGGAAACAATTCGACGCGTTCAACGACGCCCAAGACGAGCTAGGTCATCATGAAAACTTCGAACAGTTACAAATTGAACGAAAGGCCGTGAGAGATTCGTATTACAATGCGCTAGCCACCGCGATACAAATACTCGATGAATCGCCGACGGCACAGAGCCAATCGACTAGAACCGCGATTGATTCACCAGCTCCATCCACATCTACCAGCATCACCGGGGTGCATTTACCCAAAATTCGTCTTCCGCGTTTCGATGGACGGCTCGAGAAATGGTTGCCTTTCAAGGACGCATTCTTGAGCTTGATCCAGGGTCACCAAGGACTCACCGATATCCAACGTTTCAATTATCTCAGGCTATCGGTAACAGAACAAGCCGAAGAGGCCATTGAATCGTTCACAATGAGCGAGGAGAATTATAAGGCCGCGTGGGCTCAATTATTAGAAACGTACGACAATCAACGCGCGCTCATTCTACGTCATACCACATTGTTACTCGAGACACCTGCTATGCTCAACGGTTCACCAGCCGAAATAAATAACCTGATAAATTATATGCAATCGCACATCCGCTCGTTGCAATCGCTCGGTAGATCCTGGGAAAACATCGCGAGCGATCTAATCACGGTTATCGCTATCAATCGGATGGACGACGAAACGCGCAGAAATTGGGAACAAACCCTTGTAGATACCGGCATGCCTCTCGCATCAGACATGTTCAAACATCTTCGCAATGCTTCACATCAAGGCAATTTTCGCGCCGCACCGGCAAATACGAAACAATACAGGAAAGCGTTGCCAGAAATTAGTCGACCGTCGGCAAATCTTCGACCGCGAGCCCCGAAACGAACGTTCGCGACAATATCGAAAGGAACATCGGCGTCTCCGAGACCGAATAAACGAACATTCACAACGACAACCAACGTTCAAGCATGCCAGATCTGCAATTCTTCGACACACAAATTATTTGCGTGTCCTACATTTGGGAACATGACCATCGATGAACGATGGGCAGCGACTACGGCAGCAAATCTATGCTCGAATTGTTTACTAGCAGGTCACACTCTTGACAAATGCATAAAGGGTCGGTGTCGCATTTGTG TCTCCGAAAACGCGAACCGGCTCTTGTCTAACAAtcactcgtttttgtcgaacaAAACAACAAACGGTCTATTAACAACCGCGATCATTCACGTTTTGGATCGCGATCGAAACCTGATTCCGTGTCGCACGTTGGTTGACACCTGTTCCAACGCGAATCTTATCACAGATGAGCTAGCGAACCGGTTACAACTACCAACTACTCGACAAACCGCCGTCATCGAAGCGTTGAACCAACTCAACACGACTACTAGCAATCTCATGACCGCCACGATAAaatcgagattgacaaattatcAGAGGACGTTAACATTTTGCATCATCCCACGCATAGCAGAAACATTACCCGATAATCAGATCGACAGAACAGACATTCGTATACCGACTAATCTCCGTCTAGCCGATCCCGAATTCCATCGTCCGGGAAAAATCGATATGCTACTCGGCACTGGGCCTACATTATCCTGTCTTAGTATCGGACAAATCAATTTGTCAAATCGAAACAACGTTGATCTCATACTCCAAAAAACTCAGTTCGGATGGATTATAGGAGGCGATCTCCTTTCAGCGTCGCGATCGAGCCGCAAGACATTTACCCAAAACGTACAGTTCGATTTAGGGAAGTTCTGGGAAATAGAAGAAGGAACTATCGAGCGAGTTCGGTCAATCGAGGATCGAGCCTGCGAGAATCATTTCGCGGCCACCGTAACGCGCGATGATTCCGGTCGGTATATGGTAGCGTTACCTTTCAACGAAAAGCAAACCCAACTCGGGGAGTCTCGTTCACGCGCTCTGAATCGGTTCTTAGCCCTCGAACGAAAACTGGAacgcgatccagaatttaaaaaaaaatacacagaAGTAATAGACGAATACCGCGTCCTCGGACACATGAAGCAAGTCACAACCATTCAAACGCCCGGATTTTATCTGCCGCATCATGCCGTCTTCAAACCAACGAGCTCAACCACAAAAATCCGCATAGTTTTCGACGGTTCCGCTAAGACAAATACGAACATATCCTTAAATGATACACTCCGAATCGGTCCCACTCTACAAGATGATATTTTTTCACTCTTATTAAGATTCAGAATGCACGCATACGTGATAACGGCCGATATCGAGAAAATGTATCGCCAATTTCTAGTTCGACCCGAAGACCGCGCTTTTCAAAGAATACTATGGCGAGACCCGAACGAGGACATCAAAACCTACGAATTGACAACCGTTACGTTCGGACTCGCTCCAGCACCATATCTAGCCATCCGATGTTTACATCAATTAGCAAACGACGAAGAACGCGATTTCCCGGAAGCCGCAGCACGTATCAAACAAGATTTATATGTCGACGATCTATTGACCG CTCGTTTAGAGTTGTGCGGCGCCGCCTTGCTAGCCACGCTATCGCAAACCGTGCGGAGTGCGTTGACTCACAACATCGATAAATCAGTATTCTGGACCGATTCGACGATAGTTTTAAGTTGGTTGCGCAAGCAACCTTCTACCTTGAAGACATTCATCcaacgaaaaacagaaatacagTCGTGGCGATATGTACGTTCCGCAGACAACCCAGCTGATCTCATTTCGCGAGGAATGACCACAGCAGAATTTAACAACAATCGTCTCTGGCGGTATGGTCCCGAATGGCTTGCTCAGGAACAAGCGAAGTGGCCATCCGCAAGATTCACCATATGCGATGAGCTACCGGAAGTACGAACGGTTACATGTTTGGTCGGGTCGATaatccaaaccgacgaaatccttCAGCGATACTCGTGTATTCAAAAACTCAGGCGAATCGTCGCTTATTGTTTACGTTTCCGAACGAGTCGTCGGACTATCGGGCCATTGTCCATTGAAGAGATACAGCACGCGAACAGACAAATCATAAAATTACTTCAATCCGTCACTTTCGCTCGTGATATACATGATTTGAAAACTGGTCATCTATCTAACACGAGCAAATTACAACCGCTAACTCCATTCCTCGACGAACAGGGAATATTGCGCGTAGGAGGTCGACTGCAAAATTCCACGCTACCGTTCGAACAACGGCATCCGATACTTCTACCTCGAAGTCATCACATTACTAAACTCATAATTCGCGATTCACATCAACGGAATCATCATGCTGGAATCACTGCGACTTTATACGACGTGCGATTATCATACTGGCCAATCGACGGAAAGAACACTACGCGCCAAATAGTGCGACATTGTATTAGATGTTTCCGTATAAAACCTCCCACAGTTGAATATATCATGGGTAATTTACCTGCTGCCCGTGTCACCGAAGGACGCCCATTCGTTAATAGTGGAATTGATTATTGCGGTCCATTCTACATAAAGGAGCGGCAATTTCGAAACAGAGTTCGAGTCAAAATATATGTAGCCATCTTCGTCTGCTTCGCGACGAAGGCCGTTCATTTAGAAATAGTCGGCGATCTCACCACAGAAGCCTTTGTGGCAGCGCTTAAAAGATTTATTGCACGAAGAGGTATTTGCAAAAACCTATATTCGGACAACGGCACAAATTTTGTTGGTGCCAACCACGAGCTGATGGAACTTCAGCAAACATTGTCAAAGGACGAGAAGTTCAACCACTTCCTCAACTCCAAGGCAATATCGTGGCACTTTATGCCTGCGTTATCCCCACATTTTGGCGGGTTGTGGGAAGCAGCCGTAAAATCATTCAAGCATCACGTCAAGCGAGTCGTCGGCGAGGAATTGTTCACGTATGAACAATTCAATACGTTCGTTATCGaggtcgaagctattttaaattCGCGTCCTCTGACTCCACTCTCGTCAGACCCGAACGATATTTCCGCTTTAACACCTGGCCATTTCCTGATCGGTGATTCCTTAACGTGCATTGCCGAGACTGATTTCAGCGAAACGCCGTCAAATCGCTTGTCCACCTGGCAACATATACAGAAGGTGCACCCAGGAACAGACGGCGTCACGCGTGCTGTGACCGTTCGTACCATCAACGGCACGTACAAACGAAATGTCAAGAGATTAGCACCTCTTCCCATAACTGATAGTGCACGACCAATCGGTGCCGCTATCTCAACGTAG
- the LOC143213639 gene encoding uncharacterized protein LOC143213639: MADGDGNAGAGGSGSPDSGASHVESYRIPKMPPFYRNDPALWFGQTEGTMRAARITSEATMADSVLGAIDYDIASCVKDLILLDPRPPDIYSRIKRRIIATYGPSPETNLRKLLKGQVLSDGKPSLVLNRLRNLNDGTCDDAVIRSVFLDHLSPGHREILAATGFTDVEKLAIIADKIAEASGQPDANISAVSHQAPRTSAEFNIEAELKCISANLAKLRTDVDFLKRRRSRTNTPARRGRSKSRDPPTGPRLCHAHKKYPQNPTSCKAWCDKFGSFKPGN; encoded by the coding sequence ATGGCGGACGGAGACGGCAACGCGGGCGCCGGAGGGAGCGGTAGCCCTGACTCGGGTGCGAGCCACGTGGAGAGCTATCGCATCCCCAAGATGCCTCCTTTTTATCGCAATGACCCGGCTCTCTGGTTCGGGCAAACTGAAGGGACAATGCGTGCGGCGCGAATTACTTCGGAAGCCACTATGGCCGATTCGGTCCTCGGCGCCATCGACTATGATATTGCGTCGTGTGTTAAGGACCTTATACTCCTTGATCCTCGTCCCCCGGACATTTATTCACGGATTAAAAGACGCATTATTGCGACGTACGGCCCGTCACCGGAGACGAACCTTCGCAAACTGTTGAAAGGGCAGGTGCTGTCCGATGGCAAGCCCTCCCTTGTATTGAACCGGTTGCGTAATTTGAATGACGGTACCTGCGATGACGCGGTCATTCGATCCGTGTTCCTTGACCATTTATCCCCGGGTCATCGTGAAATTCTCGCGGCTACCGGGTTTACCGATGTAGAAAAGCTTGCGATAATTGCAGATAAGATCGCTGAGGCCTCTGGCCAGCCAGATGCAAATATCTCCGCGGTTTCGCACCAGGCTCCGCGAACGTCGGCCGAGTTTAACATAGAAGCTGAATTAAAATGCATCTCGGCGAATCTCGCCAAACTGCGCACAGACGTTGATTTTTTGAAGCGACGACGTTCTCGGACTAATACGCCTGCACGACGCGGTCGGTCCAAATCTCGGGATCCTCCTACAGGCCCGAGGTTGTGCCACGCGCACAAAAAGTATCCGCAGAATCCCACGTCTTGCAAGGCGTGGTGCGATAAATTCGGATCCTTTAAACCGGGAAACTAG